A single region of the Streptomyces sp. NBC_01262 genome encodes:
- a CDS encoding ABC transporter substrate-binding protein produces the protein MGAAVVALGLLAVGCGGGSGGSADGKVTIRYSWWGAADRAELIKKTITLFEKKHPNITVKTDFQEYGDFWTKFNTQAAGGNAPDVFQNSVAFLRKYGEKNLLLDLNSQVKAGNLSLEDFRAGLEKAGDIDGKLLGVPVGGNTFALVYNPAEFKKVGVTPRLGWTWDEYNTAVKKISEAKDGLYGASDNGGVMYLYDLYLRQHGKAFFTADKTLGFTEDDLRQWWGDHLAANKAGDLVPAKKSEQVKPKSSVSADLSASEFTWDNFLVRYGAETKTALALAPIPTTDGKKTGQYISSLMLSGSARTKHPKEVAQFIDFMTHDPGVGKIMGYNRGVLPTNAQFDAYTPTGVDAQVAAYEKEVAAAGVIEPITPHPAGADVCEASLLRIYGEIAQGTTSVDKGVSTFFSEAKTALGS, from the coding sequence GTGGGGGCCGCAGTCGTCGCTCTCGGGTTGCTGGCGGTCGGCTGCGGCGGCGGCAGCGGGGGCTCGGCGGACGGGAAGGTGACGATCCGTTACTCATGGTGGGGCGCCGCGGACCGGGCCGAGCTGATCAAGAAGACGATCACCCTCTTCGAGAAGAAGCATCCGAACATCACGGTCAAGACGGACTTCCAGGAATACGGTGATTTCTGGACGAAGTTCAACACGCAGGCGGCCGGCGGAAATGCGCCGGACGTCTTCCAGAACTCCGTCGCATTCTTGCGTAAGTACGGTGAAAAGAATCTTCTGCTGGATCTCAACTCGCAGGTCAAGGCCGGGAATCTGAGCCTTGAGGACTTCCGGGCGGGCCTGGAGAAGGCCGGCGACATCGACGGCAAGCTGCTCGGCGTGCCCGTCGGCGGCAACACCTTCGCCCTGGTCTACAACCCCGCCGAGTTCAAGAAGGTGGGCGTCACGCCCAGGCTCGGCTGGACCTGGGACGAGTACAACACCGCCGTCAAGAAGATCAGCGAGGCCAAGGACGGCCTCTACGGCGCCAGCGACAACGGCGGCGTGATGTATCTGTACGACCTCTATCTGCGCCAGCACGGCAAGGCCTTCTTCACCGCCGACAAGACGCTCGGCTTCACCGAGGACGACCTCAGGCAGTGGTGGGGCGACCACCTCGCCGCCAACAAGGCCGGCGACCTGGTCCCGGCGAAGAAGAGCGAGCAGGTCAAGCCCAAGTCCTCGGTCAGCGCCGACCTGTCGGCGTCGGAGTTCACCTGGGACAACTTCCTGGTCCGCTACGGAGCGGAGACCAAGACCGCGCTGGCGCTGGCGCCCATCCCGACCACCGACGGGAAGAAGACCGGGCAGTACATCTCCTCGCTGATGCTGAGCGGCTCGGCCCGCACCAAGCACCCCAAGGAGGTCGCCCAGTTCATCGACTTCATGACCCACGACCCCGGGGTCGGCAAGATCATGGGCTACAACCGCGGTGTCCTGCCGACCAACGCGCAGTTCGACGCGTACACCCCCACCGGGGTGGACGCCCAGGTCGCCGCGTACGAGAAGGAGGTCGCCGCCGCCGGGGTCATCGAGCCGATCACCCCGCACCCGGCGGGCGCCGATGTCTGCGAGGCGTCGCTGCTGCGGATCTACGGCGAGATCGCGCAGGGCACCACCTCGGTGGACAAGGGCGTGAGCACCTTCTTCAGCGAGGCGAAGACCGCGCTCGGGTCCTGA
- a CDS encoding carbohydrate ABC transporter permease: MSHTQTPARAVAPRDAAPGRPAATARRRGSGRETLAGYLFLTPWCIGILLLTLGPMLVSLYLSFTSYNLFDSPKWVGLRNFQDMFADERWWKSVRVTSVFVLVATPLKLAVALGVALLLVRPRKGQAFYRSAFYAPSLIGASVSVGIVWRALFSQDAVVDQAGRLFGLHTDGWIGDPDWSMPTLVALSVWQFGAPMVIFLAGLKQVPRELYEAAEVDGASAWRRFCSITLPMISPVLFFNLLLEIIHSFQVFTSALVIAGPGGGQAGGPGGSLLVYTWYLYDQGFQQLRMGYASAMAWMLLLGIALVTAVLFRTQKLWVHYEEDAAEGTGVR; this comes from the coding sequence GTGTCACACACCCAGACGCCCGCTCGCGCCGTCGCCCCGCGCGATGCCGCGCCCGGCCGCCCCGCCGCCACCGCGCGGCGGCGGGGCAGCGGCCGGGAAACCCTGGCCGGCTACCTGTTCCTGACCCCGTGGTGCATCGGGATCCTGCTGCTGACGCTGGGTCCGATGCTGGTCTCGCTCTACCTGTCCTTCACCTCGTACAACCTCTTCGACTCCCCGAAGTGGGTCGGGCTGCGGAACTTCCAGGACATGTTCGCCGACGAACGCTGGTGGAAGTCGGTGCGGGTGACCTCGGTCTTCGTACTGGTCGCCACCCCGCTCAAGCTGGCCGTGGCGCTCGGCGTCGCCCTGCTGCTGGTCAGACCCCGCAAGGGGCAGGCCTTCTACCGCTCGGCGTTCTACGCCCCCTCGCTGATCGGGGCCAGCGTCAGCGTAGGCATCGTCTGGCGGGCGCTGTTCAGCCAGGACGCGGTGGTGGACCAGGCGGGCAGGCTGTTCGGCCTGCACACCGACGGCTGGATCGGCGACCCGGACTGGTCGATGCCGACTCTGGTCGCCCTGTCCGTATGGCAGTTCGGCGCGCCGATGGTGATCTTCCTGGCCGGGCTGAAACAGGTGCCGCGCGAGCTGTACGAGGCGGCGGAAGTGGACGGCGCCAGCGCCTGGCGGCGGTTCTGTTCCATCACGCTGCCGATGATCTCGCCGGTGCTCTTCTTCAATCTCCTCCTGGAGATCATCCACTCCTTCCAGGTCTTCACCTCCGCCCTGGTCATCGCCGGCCCCGGCGGCGGCCAGGCGGGCGGTCCGGGCGGCTCGCTGCTCGTCTACACCTGGTACCTCTACGACCAGGGCTTCCAGCAGCTCAGGATGGGCTACGCCTCCGCCATGGCCTGGATGCTGCTGCTCGGCATCGCCCTGGTGACCGCCGTACTGTTCCGCACCCAGAAGCTGTGGGTGCACTACGAGGAAGACGCAGCAGAGGGGACGGGGGTCCGATGA
- a CDS encoding carbohydrate ABC transporter permease, with protein sequence MTTTLTASGRRNARSVAWHLGALALLAVVLYPVVWVIGASLKPGDQIIGSLQLLPGHPIAANYRRLTEGIADIPIYSFFVNSLFVALGSVIGVLFSCSLAAYAFARIRFAGRNLLFTLMIGTLLLPYHVLIIPQYVLFQKLGLINTYVPLLLGKYLAVDAFFVFLMVQFMRNLPRELDEAARLDGCGHLRIYWSIVLPLCRPALITSAIFTFIWSWNDFLGPLLYLNEPEKYTVSLGLKMFIDQDSIADYGGMVAMSLAALVPVLLFFLAFQRYLVEGAATSGLKG encoded by the coding sequence ATGACCACCACGCTCACCGCTTCCGGCCGCCGCAACGCGCGCTCCGTCGCCTGGCACCTCGGGGCGCTGGCCCTGCTGGCCGTGGTCCTCTACCCGGTGGTCTGGGTCATCGGCGCCTCGCTCAAGCCCGGCGACCAGATCATCGGCAGCCTGCAACTGCTGCCCGGCCACCCGATCGCCGCGAACTACCGGCGGCTCACCGAGGGCATCGCCGACATCCCGATCTACTCGTTCTTCGTGAACTCGCTCTTCGTGGCGCTGGGTTCGGTGATCGGGGTGCTCTTCTCCTGCTCCCTGGCGGCGTACGCGTTCGCGCGGATCCGGTTCGCGGGGCGGAATCTGCTGTTCACGCTGATGATCGGCACGCTGCTGCTGCCGTACCACGTACTGATCATTCCGCAGTACGTGCTGTTCCAGAAGCTGGGGCTGATCAACACCTATGTGCCCCTGTTGCTCGGCAAGTACCTGGCGGTGGACGCCTTCTTCGTCTTCCTGATGGTGCAGTTCATGCGGAACCTGCCGAGGGAACTGGACGAGGCGGCGCGCCTCGACGGCTGCGGGCATCTGCGGATCTACTGGAGCATCGTGCTGCCGCTGTGCCGGCCGGCGCTGATCACCAGTGCGATCTTCACCTTCATCTGGTCGTGGAACGACTTCCTCGGGCCGCTGCTCTATCTCAACGAGCCGGAGAAATACACCGTCTCGCTGGGCCTGAAGATGTTCATCGACCAGGACAGCATCGCCGACTACGGCGGCATGGTGGCCATGTCGCTGGCCGCGCTGGTGCCGGTGCTGCTGTTCTTCCTCGCCTTCCAGCGCTATCTGGTCGAGGGCGCGGCGACCTCCGGGCTGAAGGGCTGA